Proteins co-encoded in one Deferrivibrio essentukiensis genomic window:
- a CDS encoding tautomerase family protein, with translation MPHLQFEFNFKISKDEKESFSKKIMAIFSEVMDTGTGHIGITIREFEKGSLLMGRMKNIDEKVAFINADIREGRTFEQRRQLALKFMDEIYNTFSVPKENMYLVFTEHKGDDFNLYEKTLKNWKPEEDPLND, from the coding sequence ATGCCACATCTACAATTTGAATTTAATTTCAAAATTTCAAAAGATGAAAAGGAATCCTTTTCTAAAAAAATCATGGCAATTTTTTCTGAAGTTATGGACACAGGGACTGGTCATATTGGCATAACTATAAGGGAATTTGAAAAGGGCTCACTTTTGATGGGCAGAATGAAAAATATTGATGAAAAGGTTGCTTTTATTAATGCTGATATTAGGGAAGGGAGAACCTTTGAGCAAAGAAGGCAACTTGCCTTAAAGTTTATGGATGAAATATACAACACATTTTCCGTGCCAAAAGAAAATATGTATCTTGTATTTACAGAACATAAAGGGGATGACTTTAATTTATATGAAAAAACACTGAAAAATTGGAAACCAGAGGAGGACCCTTTAAATGATTGA